A segment of the Verrucomicrobiota bacterium genome:
TCGAGAGCCTCATTGACGCGGGGGCCGCCGCGCTGCCCGTCATCCGCGAGTTTCTCGCGCGCAATCTTGATCTCGACTATCAAGCCGGCGGGCTCAAGGGGCCCCGCGACGGGAGTGTGCAGACGGAATTCCTAGTGCCGCCGTCGCTGCGGCTCGGGTTATTCGACGCCCTGCGGCAAATGGGCGGCGCTCAAGCCGAGGGTTTGCTCGTGGAAGTCTTGAGGTCCACTGCGCGTGGCGTCGAGGTGGCTTATCTCTCCCGCGTGCTGCAGGAGATGGCGCCGAACAAGCATCGCGACATCGCGGTGGCCGCGGCGAAGGAGTTGCTGGCCAACCCCGTGGCCGAAGCGGCGGCGCTCGACAAGAACGACCGCAGTTATCTTTACGGCGTGCTTCATTTTTTCAACGACGCCTCGTATGCCGGCATCGCCCAGGGGCAGTTGCTCGCCGCGGATGGCAAGGTGGACCGCGCCGCGCTCGGGTATTTGCACATGGCGCTCGGCGAGCAGTCGGTGCCCATCGTGGCCAACGCCTACCAGGATCCGCGGCTGACGGATGCCGCCAGCAAGGAGCCGCTCGCCCGCGTTGCGCTCGCATTCGTCGGCACCAACCCGCAGGCGGAGCAGATGTTCGGCAAGGCCGTGCGCGACCCGGCGCTCGCGGGCGAGCCGGTCCGAAACCTCGTCGAGGATTTGAACCAGAACGGCTTTGCAAACCGGCGCGTCCTGACGCCCGAGGATGTGCGGCTCGCGACGTTCCGGCTCGCGTTGACGGAGCAATATCTTCAGCAGCCGTTCGTGCAATCGGACAAGACGCTTTCGCGCGCGTTCGCCGAGGCGAACAAGGACCTGACCGGGATGTTGCAACGCGCGTCCGGCGCGGCGCCGCCGTTGAAGGTCAAAGTGCCGGCGAATCCGTAGCACGCGGTTCAGCCGGCGCGGAAGCGATCATTGCTTCGGCGCGGCGGGGTTCGGCAGGGGCGGATTGCGCCGCCTTCTCAGCGGCTTTCTCGGCAGCCTCCTCCGCCTCGATGGCGAGCATCTCAGGTGTCTTCCACGGGACTTCGTAGATCGGCACTTCCTTCTCGATGCCTTTCACGTGCACCGGATCGAGCGCCACGCAGGTCTTCGCGAGTTCCGTGTCCGAGCGCTGGATGTCCGCGAGCGTGGTCTCGCCGATGATGATGCGGCCGCGGCCGGAGACGCCCTCGAGCCGGCTGGCGAGGTTCACTTCGCGGCCGAAGACGGTGTAGCTGAAGATGTGCTTCACGGAGCCCATGAGGCCGACGATGCAGACGCCGCTGTTGATGCCGGTGCCGAGCGCGAGGCGGTCGAGCAACGGCCTGGGCGGCTGGCCCGCCGCGGTGCGCTGCAGGTTCTCGGCCTTGCGCAGCTTGTTCTCCTGCCGGCGTTGCTCGTTGAGCCCCCACATGGCGCGCTGCGCGGCGACGGCGCAGCGCACGCAGGCGACCGCGTGGCGTTCGGTGGCGACGGGCGCGCCCCAAAACGCCATCACGCAGTCGCCGATGTATTTGTCGAGCGTGCCATCGTGCTCCTTGATGCGGTCGGCGATGGTGGCGAGATAAATGTTCACGGTCTCGAGCGTCTCGCGGGCGACTTCGTCGAAGTAAGCCTCGGCGGCGGCGCCCGACAGGTTGTGCTCCTTCACGTAAGCGTCGGCGTTGGCCTGGTTCTTGTCCGTGAGCGTGGTGAATCCGCGCACGTCGGCGAAGAGCACGGTGATGTTGCGCCGCGCGCCGCCGAGGTTGAGCGTCTCGGTGCTGAGCAGTTCGTTCACGACGTTGGGCGAGACGAGCTTGGAGAACACGCCGCGGATGCGGCGCTTTTCCTTCTGCTCGAAGATGACCTGATACGAGACGAGCACGGCGTGGTTGAGCAACGAGCCCGCGACCGGCAGGACGATGGGCATCCAGTATCGGTGCCGCACGTAAGCCACCAGCGCGACGAGGATGAACCCGCCCGCGAGCGCGAGTATCCCCGCCGTGCCCCACGGCGCGCGCGCCCTCAGCGTGAGCAGCGTGGTGACGACGCCGATGGCGGCAAGGAGCAGGAGTTCCTCGGCGTGGCTCATGCGACGAATGAACCGGTCCGTGAGGAACATATTGGCGACGTTCCAGTGCTTGCTGACCAGTTCAGTCTCCTTGGCGAACGGCGTTGCGCCGCGGTCGGTCAGGTCGTTGCCCGTCGCCGTCGAGCCGATGAACACCAGCTTGTTGCGCCAGATTTCGTGGACGCGAACGTCGGGCGACTCGCGCCGCGTCGAGTCGTTTTCGAGCATGCTGTGAAAGGTCTCCTTGGTCAGGCGGCGGCTCTGGATCGGAAGCGCCCAGTCGATGGGGAAACAGCCGTCCTTGTCGAGCTGGACTTCGCGGACCACGTTGGGGCCGCGCAGGATCATCACGTTGCGGGCCCGGTCGAACTCGGGCTTGGAGAGGTCGAGTTGCAACTGGCGCGCCGCGGCGACGATTCCCAGGTTCCAGATCCGGCGATCCTCGGCAGCAGTCCTCAACACGGGCGGCTTGCCGGGCGGCCGTCTTGCGCCGACGAGGTCGTATCGATCATACCGGCCTTGCGGGTCCAGTCGGAGGATGAACACTTGCCCGTTGGACAGCGGGAGCTTGACGCGCCGAGGTTCCACGACCGCGTTGGTCAGCTTCACGCCGTTGATTCTCGCGAAGTCTCGGATGTCCTCGTTCCAATCGCGGA
Coding sequences within it:
- a CDS encoding adenylate/guanylate cyclase domain-containing protein; the encoded protein is MRPVTFKLHITRRTPYLLAMLVTLMVCLYSMGPENLPGGGGLKQLELLTFDWRVRHAADRPAEVAPNLGYVDISDDSIAEVARGAHGPPLGLYWPRSIYGRILRELTAQGARVVAFDVLFGELRPDHAPFEVVKDQFVESDEFFAAQCRTNQRAIIAAANGIVPPAIFRTNAWRLGHIEAVKDKDGVLRRAKPYVDFRDWNEDIRDFARINGVKLTNAVVEPRRVKLPLSNGQVFILRLDPQGRYDRYDLVGARRPPGKPPVLRTAAEDRRIWNLGIVAAARQLQLDLSKPEFDRARNVMILRGPNVVREVQLDKDGCFPIDWALPIQSRRLTKETFHSMLENDSTRRESPDVRVHEIWRNKLVFIGSTATGNDLTDRGATPFAKETELVSKHWNVANMFLTDRFIRRMSHAEELLLLAAIGVVTTLLTLRARAPWGTAGILALAGGFILVALVAYVRHRYWMPIVLPVAGSLLNHAVLVSYQVIFEQKEKRRIRGVFSKLVSPNVVNELLSTETLNLGGARRNITVLFADVRGFTTLTDKNQANADAYVKEHNLSGAAAEAYFDEVARETLETVNIYLATIADRIKEHDGTLDKYIGDCVMAFWGAPVATERHAVACVRCAVAAQRAMWGLNEQRRQENKLRKAENLQRTAAGQPPRPLLDRLALGTGINSGVCIVGLMGSVKHIFSYTVFGREVNLASRLEGVSGRGRIIIGETTLADIQRSDTELAKTCVALDPVHVKGIEKEVPIYEVPWKTPEMLAIEAEEAAEKAAEKAAQSAPAEPRRAEAMIASAPAEPRATDSPAL